The following nucleotide sequence is from Psychroflexus torquis ATCC 700755.
CGAATGTATCTACCCGAGGTTGGAATACCGTTTTTAGGTCTAGAATCATCCAATTGTCCTCGATAAACTAGTTCTAGGGTTTCATCAAACACATAAAAATCTGGAGTACATGCTGCGTTATAAGCTCTAGCAACTTCCTGATTCTCATCGTATAAATAAGGAAAAGGATAATTGAGCTCCCTAGCTATTTTGAACATATATTTAGGACTATCCTCGGGATGCGCTTTTACATCGTTACTAGAAACAGCAACAAAGCCAAAACCCAAAACTCTATAATCATAGGCTAACCTAACGATTTCACTATTCACATGTCTTACATAAGGACAATGGTTACAAATGAACATGATGACCGTTCCTTTGCTTCCTCTTAAGTCATTTAAAGACAAAGCCGTGTTAGAAACAGTATCTAACAGTTTAAAATCTGGAGCTTTTGTACCAAGCTCCAACATTGTAGAAGATGTTAATGACATTATTGAAAATATTTGATACCAAATTTAAACAAAAAAGCTATCGTAAACGATAGCTTTTAAAACACATTGTAAGTTAGACTTACTTTTTACTTACTTTCTTTTCCTTGCTTTCTTTACTTTCCTTAATTTCTTTAGCGGGAGCATTCACCTTTTGAGAAAGCTCAAAAGAGAGTGATGATTTGTCAAAAGTCATTTTGCCAGATCCTGTTTCTAGGATCACAGCATCTAATTTTTCACTTAAATCAGCAATTTTACCGTGAAGACCACTTTTTGTAACTACTTTATCTCCCCTTTTGATAGATTCAATAAAGCTTTTTTCTTTTTTCTGCTTTTTCATTTGTGGCCTTATCATAAAAAAATAAAGCACAACAAAAATTAAAACTAAGGGTAGTAAACTTCCTAATTGATCCATATAAATTATTTCACTGGAGAACCAGCATTGTTATTTTTTGGATTTACAAAAGCTTTAATTCTTAAAGTCTCTTTTCCAGATGATGTATTTGCTGTAATTCTTATTTGTTTCATCTGCTGATTTGGCTTACCTGTTGTGTTGAATTTTACAACCATCTCACCTTTTTCACCAGAAGCTACAGCTTCTTTAGTCCATGTTGGGACTGTGCAACCACAACTTGCAGTAGCATTAGAAACTATAAGTGGAGCATCTCCGGTATTCGTGAATGCGAATGTATGTTCTACAACTTCGCCTTCATCAACAGTACCAAAATCAAACTCTTTTTCTTCAAATTCCATAACAGGGAATGATTGTTGTTTTGAATCACGCTCTTCTGCAATTTCTTTTTTAGATTGATCTACTTTGTCTGAAGCTTCATTTTTACAAGCTGTTAAAGACAATGTTGCTATCGCAACAAATGCTAACATAAACTTTCTCATGATAAATAATTTAAATTAATTACAAAAATATGACATTTTAAGCAATTACATTAAACCTCTGCCTATTTTATTAATTTTCCCATTGGTTTGGTATTCTTTGGAAACCGTATCCAAAACACCATTTATAAAAGTACTGCTTTTGGGAGTACTATATTCTTTGGCTAGTTCCAAATATTCGTTAATAGTTACTCTAACAGGAATAGATGGGAATTTTAAAAACTCGCACAAAGCCATTTTTATAAGAATACTATCAATATCTGCGATCCTATCTTGGTCCCAGTTTGGGGTTTTATTTTTGGTGATTTCAGTAAGTTGATCATTTGCAAGAAGTGTCTTGGTAAAAAGTTCTTTTGCAAAGTTTTCATCTTCTACATTTTTATACAATCTAGGAACTGTAATCACCTCATCGCTTTCTTTTTGCTTCTGAAGGAATTTCAAAAAGGTGGTATTTACAATCGGAAAATCGTCTATCCAAGTCAGATTTTGATCTTCGTAATAATCGTAAAGATCTTCATTGGGCGCAATAATTAATTTAAAAACGTCCACAATAAATTCTTTATCTTCCTTAAAACTCGACGTTTCCGCAAGAATATAGTCGGCGTAAAGATCTGACTCTAAAATTTTATCCCAAATCAACTTAGGATATTCATCATCGCGTTTCCAGTGGGTTAATTTCCTATCTTCGACAAGATTACTTATGGCAGCGCTATCTGAAATTCTCTTCAGAAGTTGATTATTGATAAATTTTTTGTTAGGATTCTTCTCTTCTTCTGTAGCTAAGAATTTCTTTTTGGCAATCTTAAAGTAATCATCCGCATAGTCTCTGATGCTGACAAGGAGTTCAAAATCGAGTAAGAAAAGATTGTACATCTCTTCTGTGCTCTTTTTAAGAAACTTCTCTTCCGCCTGCATGGAGTCTTTACTTCCTTGATGAAAGGCATAGAGAGATTGCATTACTTTAGCACGAATATGTCGTCTTGTTAACATTTGTTTGTTCTTAATTTTAGCGCAAAAATAATATTTTAAAGAAGAGTTCAACACCTATTTGTATTTTTTTAAATCCTAATTAAAACCTTTCCTAACGCCTTAGGGTTTAGATGGGTCATGAATTGAGGGATTTATGCCATTAACAAACCCTTTAAAGGATTAAACTTATGTTATTAAAGAAGCTAAATATATCTTTTGGTTACATTTGCAATCAAAAAGTAAAAAGTGAATGAAGGCCTTACTCAGTCTCAATAAGTACTTATACAAATACAGAGGAAGACTCCTATTAGGGATTATTATTACAATGGGGGCACGTGTTTTTGCTGTATTTACTCCTCAACTCATAAGAAATTCTACTGTTGCCATAGAAGACTATTTAAATGGCGATATGGTAAGTATTGCTGAAGTTAGAGAAGAGCTTCTCATCAATATAGGACTCATCATTGGGGCCGCTTTAGCCTCTGGCGCACTCACCTTTTTGATGAGACAAACTTTTATTGTGGTTTCTAGGTATATTGAATATGACCTAAAAAATGAAGTATATACTCAGTATCAAAATTTATCCTTAGACTTCTATAAGCGAAACAGAACTGGGGATTTGATGAAT
It contains:
- a CDS encoding thioredoxin family protein, encoding MSLTSSTMLELGTKAPDFKLLDTVSNTALSLNDLRGSKGTVIMFICNHCPYVRHVNSEIVRLAYDYRVLGFGFVAVSSNDVKAHPEDSPKYMFKIARELNYPFPYLYDENQEVARAYNAACTPDFYVFDETLELVYRGQLDDSRPKNGIPTSGRYIREALDALLNNRKVLKDQKPSMGCSIKWRTY
- the yajC gene encoding preprotein translocase subunit YajC encodes the protein MDQLGSLLPLVLIFVVLYFFMIRPQMKKQKKEKSFIESIKRGDKVVTKSGLHGKIADLSEKLDAVILETGSGKMTFDKSSLSFELSQKVNAPAKEIKESKESKEKKVSKK
- a CDS encoding DUF1573 domain-containing protein is translated as MRKFMLAFVAIATLSLTACKNEASDKVDQSKKEIAEERDSKQQSFPVMEFEEKEFDFGTVDEGEVVEHTFAFTNTGDAPLIVSNATASCGCTVPTWTKEAVASGEKGEMVVKFNTTGKPNQQMKQIRITANTSSGKETLRIKAFVNPKNNNAGSPVK
- a CDS encoding transcription antitermination protein NusB, with the protein product MLTRRHIRAKVMQSLYAFHQGSKDSMQAEEKFLKKSTEEMYNLFLLDFELLVSIRDYADDYFKIAKKKFLATEEEKNPNKKFINNQLLKRISDSAAISNLVEDRKLTHWKRDDEYPKLIWDKILESDLYADYILAETSSFKEDKEFIVDVFKLIIAPNEDLYDYYEDQNLTWIDDFPIVNTTFLKFLQKQKESDEVITVPRLYKNVEDENFAKELFTKTLLANDQLTEITKNKTPNWDQDRIADIDSILIKMALCEFLKFPSIPVRVTINEYLELAKEYSTPKSSTFINGVLDTVSKEYQTNGKINKIGRGLM